The following are encoded in a window of Carya illinoinensis cultivar Pawnee chromosome 15, C.illinoinensisPawnee_v1, whole genome shotgun sequence genomic DNA:
- the LOC122296465 gene encoding S-adenosylmethionine decarboxylase proenzyme-like, with amino-acid sequence MTADRQPPPPPSPIGFEGFEKRLEVAFSEPPIFKDPEGLGLRALTRSQLDSILEPARCTIVSQLSNSEFDSYVLSESSLFVYPFKIVLKTCGTTKLLLSVAPILQLAESLSLAVNSVKYSRGSFIFPNYQPAPHRSFGEEVAVLNEYFGYLHGKAFVIGDPSAPNRNWYIYSATEEGEKSVKANRTNDITLEMCMTGLDREKAAVFFKKSEDYVACEMTKLSGISEIIPSHVICDFDFDPCGYSMNGIDGSAYSTVHVTPEDGFSYASYEALGFDPEAIRFEPLLKRVLSCFGPTEFSVAVTCRGGWVHQWAVADVEGYTCNSLVKQELTGGGSVVYLSYSAKAKGVCAVRTPTKALKQCWKEAVTVTGEEEGKACPWISSA; translated from the coding sequence ATGACCGCCGACCGTCAACCTCCGCCCCCGCCCTCACCAATCGGATTCGAAGGCTTCGAGAAGAGGCTCGAGGTGGCATTCTCGGAGCCACCAATTTTCAAGGACCCAGAGGGGCTCGGTCTCCGAGCCCTGACTCGATCCCAGCTCGACTCCATTCTCGAGCCAGCTCGCTGCACCATCGTGTCCCAACTCTCCAACTCTGAGTTCGATTCCTATGTTCTCTCCGAGTCCAGCCTCTTCGTCTATCCATTCAAAATCGTTCTCAAAACATGTGGGACGACGAAGCTTCTCTTGTCTGTCGCACCAATTCTCCAACTTGCCGAGTCTCTCTCGCTCGCCGTCAACTCCGTTAAATACTCTCGGGGAAGCTTCATTTTTCCAAATTACCAACCTGCCCCTCACCGGAGTTTCGGCGAAGAAGTCGCCGTGTTAAACGAATACTTCGGGTATTTGCACGGTAAGGCCTTTGTGATCGGCGATCCCAGCGCCCCAAATCGTAACTGGTACATTTACTCGGCGACAGAGGAGGGTGAGAAATCTGTGAAGGCTAATCGAACGAACGACATCACTCTTGAGATGTGCATGACCGGTTTGGACCGCGAGAAGGCGGCGGTGTTTTTCAAGAAATCGGAGGACTATGTGGCTTGTGAAATGACCAAATTGTCCGGGATATCAGAGATCATTCCTTCGCACGTGATCTGTGACTTTGATTTTGACCCGTGCGGGTACTCGATGAATGGGATCGACGGTTCAGCATACTCAACCGTGCACGTGACCCCAGAGGACGGCTTCAGTTACGCGAGCTACGAGGCCTTGGGATTTGATCCGGAGGCAATCCGGTTCGAGCCACTACTGAAGAGGGTGCTGAGCTGTTTTGGACCGACCGAGTTTTCCGTTGCGGTCACTTGCCGCGGAGGTTGGGTCCATCAATGGGCGGTAGCTGACGTGGAGGGATACACGTGTAACAGTTTGGTGAAACAGGAGCTTACAGGTGGGGGCAGCGTAGTGTACCTGTCGTATTCGGCGAAGGCCAAGGGTGTTTGCGCAGTGCGGACACCTACCAAGGCTCTCAAGCAGTGCTGGAAGGAGGCGGTGACGGTGACGGGTGAAGAGGAGGGCAAGGCGTGTCCTTGGATTTCGTCAGCTTAG
- the LOC122297626 gene encoding putative GDP-L-fucose synthase 2, which yields MADTSNGKIPFSSFRADKTAKICVLGHRGLVGSAIVRKLREIGFTNLLLRTHSELDLTRQNDVESFFASEKPRFVILAAAKVGGIHANNTYPADFIAINLQIQTNVIDSSYRHGVQKLLFLGSSCIYPKFAPQPIPEDALLTGPLEPTNEWYAVAKIAGIKMCQAYRIQYGWDAISAMPTNLYGPNDNFHPENSHVLPALMRRFHEAKVNGAKEVVVWGTGSPLREFLHVDDLADAVVFLMESYNELGHVNVGSGKEVTIKELAELVKEVVGFEGQLVWDSSKPDGTPRKLMDSSKLAKLGWTPKVSLKDGLINTYKWYLENVKQ from the exons ATGGCAGACACCTCCAACG GAAAGATTCCCTTCTCTTCCTTCCGTGCCGATAAAACGGCGAAAATCTGCGTGCTTGGTCACCGAGGCCTCGTCGGCTCCGCCATCGTCCGCAAGCTCCGGGAAATCGGATTCACCAACCTTCTCCTCCGCACCCACTCCGAGCTCGATCTCACTCGCCAAAACGACGTGGAATCCTTCTTCGCCTCCGAGAAGCCCCGGTTCGTTATCCTCGCCGCGGCCAAGGTTGGCGGCATCCACGCCAACAACACCTACCCCGCCGACTTCATTGCCATCAATCTCCAGATCCAGACCAACGTAATCGACTCCTCCTACCGCCACGGTGTCCAGAAGCTCCTATTCCTCGGCTCCTCTTGCATATACCCCAAGTTCGCGCCCCAGCCGATCCCCGAGGACGCTTTGCTCACTGGCCCACTGGAGCCCACCAACGAATGGTACGCTGTCGCCAAGATCGCGGGGATCAAAATGTGCCAGGCCTACCGAATTCAATACGGATGGGACGCGATTTCTGCGATGCCCACGAACCTTTACGGTCCGAACGACAATTTCCATCCCGAGAACTCGCACGTCTTGCCGGCGTTGATGAGGAGGTTCCACGAGGCCAAGGTGAATGGGGCGAAGGAGGTGGTGGTGTGGGGGACGGGTAGTCCCCTGAGGGAGTTCCTGCACGTTGACGATTTGGCTGACGCAGTGGTGTTCTTAATGGAGAGCTACAATGAATTGGGGCACGTGAATGTGGGGAGTGGAAAGGAGGTGACCATCAAGGAGTTGGCTGAACTCGTGAAGGAGGTGGTGGGGTTCGAGGGGCAGCTCGTTTGGGACTCGTCCAAGCCCGATGGGACTCCGAGGAAGCTGATGGATAGCTCGAAGCTCGCCAAATTGGGATGGACCCCCAAGGTTTCACTCAAGGATGGGCTTATTAATACCTATAAGTGGTACTTGGAGAATGTCAAGCAATAG
- the LOC122295431 gene encoding uncharacterized protein LOC122295431, producing MSCPHLIGLIMFRQSVTQLQQRGTDRRHAHKDKREPHHQRDLEGLLLKGRRKVGGKIASGGSGNRSGESMERPHVAVTIRESRFIFVTRTFVKQMGFPGLCVGCSGYKRNPISQVQSSQLALLFLLFCFLVF from the exons ATGTCTTGCCCACATTTAATTGGCCTCATTATGTTTAGACAGTCAGTCACACAGTTGCAGCAGCGTGGGACAGACAGAAGACACGCACACAAG GACAAGAGAGAACCCCATCATCAAAGGGATTTAGAAGGATTGCTTCTCAAAGGAAGGAGGAAAGTAGGAGGAAAAATC GCTTCTGGAGGGAGTGGTAACAGGAGCGGTGAAAGTATGGAGAGGCCTCATGTGGCTGTCACTATTCGTGAATCTCGGTTTATCTTTGTAACCAGAACGTTCGTGAAACAAATGGGTTTCCCTGGCTTATGCGTGGGTTGCTCTGGTTATAAAAGGAACCCCATTTCCCAAGTCCAATCTTCGCAACTAGCTCTGCTCTTCCTCCTTTTCTGCTTCCTTGTCTTTTGA
- the LOC122297206 gene encoding gamma-glutamyl peptidase 3-like, with the protein MKDGGEKRYAVLLAVKDSEYVKKVYGGYFNVFIAAFGEEGERWDLYRVVEGEFPDMNELQNYDGFVVSGSPSDAYANDYWILKLCLLLQTLDAMEKKVLGICFGHQVLCRALGGKVGRAYTGWDVGLRKVSIVKDLAPACCFLDDELGDIPTCLSIIECHQDEVFEVPLGAEVIAFSDKTGVEMFTIGDHVLGMQGHPEYTKDILQNLIDRLFDMDAFERGFADKVRLGLQTAEPDRKCLERICRNFLKG; encoded by the exons ATGAAGGATGGAGGAGAGAAAAGATATGCTGTTCTTTTGGCGGTAAAGGATTCTGAGTACGTGAAGAAAGTATATGGTGGATACTTCAATGTGTTTATTGCAGCTTTTGGGGAAGAAGGAGAGAGGTGGGACTTGTACAGGGTTGTAGAGGGGGAGTTTCCTGACATGAATGAACTCCAAAACTATGATGGTTTTGTGGTTAGTGGCAGCCCTAGTGATGCGTATGCCAATGATTACTGGATTCTCAAGCTCTGCTTGCTCTTGCAAACATTGGATGCCATGGAGAAAAAGGTCCTTGGGATTTGCTTTGGTCACCAG GTATTGTGCAGAGCACTGGGTGGAAAGGTGGGTAGAGCCTATACAGGGTGGGATGTGGGGCTGAGGAAGGTTAGCATAGTGAAGGATTTGGCCCCTGCATGCTGCTTCCTTGATGATGAATTGGGTGACATCCCAACTTGCCTTTCCATTATAGAGTGCCATCAGGATGAGGTATTTGAGGTGCCTTTAGGAGCTGAAGTGATTGCATTCTCAGACAAAACAGGTGTGGAGATGTTCACCATTGGAGACCATGTTTTAGGCATGCAAGGCCATCCTGAGTACACCAAGGACATCCTTCAAAATCTCATCGATCGCCTTTTCGATATGGATGCTTttgag AGAGGTTTCGCCGACAAAGTAAGGCTTGGATTGCAGACAGCTGAACCAGATAGGAAGTGTTTGGAAAGGATATGCAGGAACTTTCTCAAGGGATGA